In the genome of Camelus bactrianus isolate YW-2024 breed Bactrian camel chromosome 18, ASM4877302v1, whole genome shotgun sequence, the window GACCACAAACGGCGCCCGCCTTCCTGAGCCTGCAGCCAGACTTCCTGGGTCTGAGGCCACTTGCTATGTGAGCCCCGTCAGGGCCCCATCAACCTGGTCGAGCACCCCAGGCTGTAGTAAGAGAggctccagcctctccccttGCAAGCTGCTCCCCTGCTCACCCCCTCCATCCCAAATCCCCATCTCCACAGAAGCTGGGGTTCCTGTTTCACTCAGGAGGAAATCAAGTCAGCTCTGAGGGGCCATTCTTGGatcagaatttgaactcaggtctcacTCAAAGTCAGCCCTGCTGCCACTGCTCTCAGCCACACTCTCTCACCCAGGATGTGCACCTAAGCCTTCTACACACTCCTGTGAAAGATTCATTCAACCAGTCACTCAGTGAGTGGTGCAGTTACTATCTGAGTATTTATGGAGGGCCCACTGCATGCCAGGCACCAGTTCTAGGGTTGGGGCCAGAGCCCTTGTCAAAACAGGCCAAACCCTTCTTTCGTGGGGCTCACATTCTGGTAAGGAAAGAcactgtaaaaacaaaataaaaatagtgatgAGTGCTCCgaataaaaacaggaaagagaCGTGGGGGCTGCATGAAGTTTTGCTATTTTATGTGAAGTTATCAAGGAACGAGAATGTACCTCAGAGGAGGTGCCATCTGAGCAGAAACGGTAGACGAGGGTGGGAGTTAGTTACAGGTGCGTGGGAGATGGTCCAGGTGGAACCGCTTGTGCAACGGCCCTGAGGTGAGAGCAACTGGGTGTGTTCCAGGAACAGAAGGCCCAACGTGGCTGGTCCAGAGGAGCCAGGAGAGAGGTGGGAGTCGGGCGCCCCACCTGTGGGGTCTTGTAGGGCACGGGGAGGACAAGGGCAAAGATGTCCCGGCACACCTGCGCGCGTGTGGCCGCCCACGTCTCCGTCGCAGGAGCCCGAGGAATCCCAGAAACTGAAAGAAGAAGCAAAGCCCTCTCTGCACGCTCCTTGCCCCCTCCTGACCCCCGCCCGGCCGCGACAGAGGCGACTTCCTCTTTGCAGCCCATTTAAGGCCCACCCGCAGCGCCCCGGAGCAGAGGGAGCCGCGCGCAGCCCAGCCATGGGGGATCCCTTCATCCGCCACATCGCCCTCCTGGGCTTCGAGAAGCGCTTCGTCCCCAGCCAGCACTATGTGAGTACCGCCGGGGGCGCCCTGCGTGCGGGGACAGGCCTGGCGGGGCCGCAGGTGCGGGTCCCCGCGCAGCCCCGGAGCCAGCGGCGGAAGACGCGGGCGGCCTAGGGGTGAGGGCGCGGGCGGTGGTAAATGGCTCCCCATCTCTAGGCCTCAGTCTGCCTGTCTGGGTCCACAGCAGATGCGCGCCCCTCAAAAGTTGCGCGCCGCCGGCCCGGCCCCTGGCCCCTAGCCGGCCACCCCACCCCGTCCCCTCTCCGCTCCCAGCACGTGTCGCCGCAGCCCCTTTGGGAGGGCTCCTTGGGAGGGTGGGCTGGTGACCAGTTACATTAGATCCTGGCCCCCGCAGTAGGGCGGCACCACCACAGGGGCCAGAAGAGtcctctctcctgccctgggGGCCTGGCGAAGTGCTGGAGACATGGCCACCGCATCACAGGGTCCCCAAGCCcagaggaaaggcagggaggagtCCACTTAGTAAACTGGCGCTTACGTGGTACATTTACTGTCTGTGCCAAGCCTTTcccttttttaacttttcattttgaaataacttcaaatttataaaaatgttgcCCCCTAAAGTACCGGTAACTCTAATATGCCGTCGCCcacatttcctctcctctctttctgtctcccttccctttgtctctttgcccctccccctgtctctctctctctttgaatataaattttctgaatcatttgagagTTACTTGGAGACAGTTTTTTTTACTACAGCTGTGTATTTCTTAAAATCAAGGACATTATCTTACATAACCGAAAGTGAAGAAATTAACACTGATAAAACACTATTATCCAACCCACAGACTCCTCCCGTTTCACCAGTTGTCTTACTAGTCCCTCTGCGGGAAAATGTTCTCAGGTCCAGGATCCCAGCTAGGCTTACCTGTTGCATCtgagttgtcatgtctctttggCATTCTTTAATCTGGATTAGTCTTAATCAGTCTTTGTCCTTTTCAACTATGACATTTTGAAGAGATGGAGCCAGTTATTTTGCAGAACGCCCCGTGGTTTGGGTCTGTCTGATACTTGATTAGGTCCTGGTGATGTCGGAATACCCAGAAGTGTCTCCCTCTCATCGATCCTATCAGGTGGCAGGTGATTTTTGATTTGTTCCCATATTGGTGACGTTAACTTTGATCAGTCAGCCCTGGACATATTTTCCAAGTTTCTCTgctgtaaagttactattttcccCTTTGTGATTAATAACTGACCTGTGGGGAGGTTATGTGAACCTGTGTGAATATCCTGTTTTTTATAGAACATGgatgattcttgcctgaatcaAATTACAATAATGATTgccaaatgatgatttttttaaactctattggtccttctgcatttattagttaacattttactgtaaatgtcTTCCCTTCTTATTTATTCATGTCAGTGTGGCTCCATGCATTCCTATTTTATTCAGTGATCTATAATCCATTACTgtcatttacttattttgatgctcagattGTCTAAGATTTGGTCACTGGGGGCTCCTTCAGGCTGGCTTCTGTGCTTTTTTGGCTTATCCTGTCATTCCTTAAGCATGTTTTTATGGCACAAGATGGTCTAGCTTATCCTGGACGCTTCCAGCTCAGTCCTGGACACAACCATTTCACTAAAGAGCCCTGGTTCGTTTTACTGGACGTCATATTAGAACCCAAGATCTGGAACTAGGTGTGCTCATTGCCTCCGAGGTATCATGGCTCATGACTGTCCTTTCAGTGGACAGACTGGGGGGAAATAGCCACCTCAAGCCATTTGTATCTCTCACCATTTTATATCTGCAGCTCCTTTCTCTCACTGTGAGAACCCTGGCTCCCCAGAGAGCAATATATGTACTCCTCTGCTCAGTTCTACAATACACATAAACGTGTTTGAGAATTACTACACGCACAGCACTATTAACTATAAACCTACTCACCTGTTAAGGCGAGTTTAAGGTTTCTTTGCCGTTCTTTTGGTCCTTTTAGACTGAGAGCAGTGTACTGTAGTTAAAAGCCACTTGgattcttctgtatttttctttaacatttaggTTATTACCCATTTTATATAGAGTTAAGTTCATTTGCTTTTGTCCATTTCCAACTTTGAAGTTAAAGAAATCGTGgttgatttaatttaattatttgtaaaatactAGCAAGTTCCCCCACTTAAAGTGCACGATGGTTTTTGTTGTATTTAAAGTTGTTTAACTATcaccataatctaatttttagaacattttgTCATCCCCCATTGGTTGCTATTCTTTTTATTCCCTaagattttattctgagaaaTTTTATACATACaggaaagttgaaagaattttacaacaagaaaaaacaaaacacccaaccAGTCATATGCTCACCATCCGCTTTCTACCATTAATATTTTCTGTAGTCCTTTCTTTACCACctatccatccctccatccatccatccacacacCCATCAATCTTATTTTTGGTGCATTTCGAAGCAGAtggcaggggagagggtatagctcaagtggtagattgcatgtttagcatgcatgaggtcctgggttcaatccccactgcctcctctaaaaataaaaaataaataagtaaacctaattacctcctccccaaaaaataaaaaaaattaaaaaaaaccaaaaccaaattgCAAACATCAGTACACTTTGCTCTAAGTACTTCAGCTTGCATATCACCAACTAGAGTTCagtatttgcttatatttttctctcttgaagATTTATGATTTCTCTCTTAAAATTTATGTAAACTGAAATCCACAAATCTTAGACATACATTTGCAGATTTTTGACCGTGCACGTCAACTCTCATCACCCAGACTCTATGTAACCCAGACTCGTATCACCCTGTCTCATGCCCCAGTCATTCCTTCCCatccccagaggcaaccactttctgatttttttccacctGAAATTAGTTGTGCTTGCTCTAGAATGTCACAGATATGGAATCATATGCTGTGtagcctttgtgtctggcttccttcactcagcGGAATGCTTTTGAGATGCATCCGTGTGGTTGCATCTATCAGTCCTgtgttcttttttgtggctgagtggtGTTCTCCTATTTTTGTAAGCTGGCTTTTccttactgaattcttttttctttaataatggctttattgaaatataattctcataccatacaattcacctatGTGaattgtacaattcagtggtttttagtatattcgtACAGTTACACAATTACCACAATcgattttagaaaaatttcatcAACACTCAAAAAAACCCTCATACTCATTAAATTCAGTCACTTCTCatccaccccctcctccaacccctggcccagctcctggcaaccactaatctactttctgtctcaataGATTTGTCTGTTCTGCACATTTCTGGATATAAAGGGTACCATGGAACAGCTTCCTGAGGCCTTGTGTTGCCTGAGCCCAGGTCTTCCTGCATCTTTCCTCCCATAACTCTCATACCAGCCCTAGGAGTGAGGTCCTACTCTTACCTCCAATTTACAGATGGGGACTTGAGTTCATTTGAGAGAAGCTGACCCTCTTGCCCTGGGTCCTCAGGCTGGAGAGCATTAGCCCTGGGGTCTGTGAAGTTGATGCTCTTTCAGTGGCCCAGGTGGCCCCAGAGAGcactctccctcccacccacagGGGTAGGCTTCTACCAGGGGTGCAAGGCTGCCCTGCTGCATGGCTGAACCAGGTCCCCCACCCGTGCCGCCCCCCAGGTGTACATGTTCCTGGTGAAGTGGCAGGACCTGTCTGAGAAGGTGGTCTACCGGCGCTTCGCCGAGATCTACGAGTTCCATGTGAGTGCCCTGCCCGGTGTCGGGGGGGTGTGTGGGGGGTTAGGGCGGGGGCACCACgcccagtcccagccctgcctctggggaggggcgcagcccaggggctggcagggagctGAGAAATCCGGagtccccctctcccctcccagctcacAGCTAAGAggacattatttttcttttaactttaaaaagcattttactgaaaGTATTTTACACTGTGGTGAAACACACGGAACACACATTCACCCATTTGAAGTGTACAAGTCAGTGGCACTAggtacattcacagtgttatgcaaccatcaccaccatccatctctaaaCCTTTCTGTCTCCCCACACCGAAACTCACCCATTCCACACCGACTCCAGGGGGCTGTCTCAAGGGCCCTGCTCGCTCTGTCCCTGCAGGGGGCAGCGTGGCCAGGGTCACCACCACAGTTGTCCTCTCAGGAGCCTATCTTTCACTCAGTCGCTGGCCTGATGAGGACCCCAGGTGGATCAGAAGGAGGGTTGATAATCCTGACACCCAGGAAACCAGGGCCTCTTGCTTTGTGGGTGCCTGTTATCACCGAGGTTTACAAGAGAGAATCCCCCAGGGCTCCCCACATCAGAGGCTGTTGGGACAGAATTGGGGGTGGTCATGAGGGAGGGTCACAGTGTGCAGAGCTGGTCTGAGACAGGGTCACGTGGATGGAGGGTCCTCCAGGGCCTACTCCACACGTGGGGCTCTCCTTACCAGGGAAGGGAGTCTGGGAAGCATATGGGTTTCCGCACTTCTCTTGTGTGAGAAATTTCAAGTGAAATACAGATAATTGCAAAGAAGACTATAATCAGACTTGGACACCCAGAACCCAGAATCGCGTTGGGTGTCTCCAGGCCGTTTGCTACAAAGCTTTTTTTAAGATAAAGGAGATAAAACATTACAAGAGCAGTGAAAGGCTCCCTTTCTCCCTCATCCCATCCCAGCTCCTACCCTGGGTGGctgcacacgcacacatacacccTCACACATACGCACGCACACAGCCCAGGAGCAACATGCGGTCGTGGCAGGTGTGTATCTTCTGCAGTGTATGTAAAAGCTATCAGCATGCCTTTTGCTTCTATCTCAGTTTTATTATCATCCCTAGGTTACATTTTTGAGACCAGTCCATGCTGATGGGTTATGCAACTCCATTTCACCTCTTTAAACTGTTCTGGGTTATTCCATTGTAGGACCAATCCCTTTTATTAATTGgtgaattcattcattccttcatccactatttattgagcccctgctAAGGGCCAGGAGTGTTCTACTTGGTGGGCAGGAAACGCTGCTAAAGGGTGTAAAAGACAGATGCAAATTCTCTCCCTCCCTTGTAGACCTTATGTTCTAGTGAAGGAGTCAGGctaacagacaaacaaaaaataaacaatttgtaTAATATGTTAGATGGTCATTAGAACTATGGAGAAAAGTAAAGTGGTGGGGAGAATAGGGTCAGGAGGGGCAGTTGTCAGGGAGGAAGCCTCGCTGAGGGGGTGATATCTGAGCAAGGACTTGAAGAAGGAGATAGAGAGAGGAAGCTATTGATCCATGTGGGGAAAGAATGAGAATAGCAcaggcaaaggccctggggtaggagCAGCCTGGAGTATTCAAGGGTGGCTAAGTGAACAGGGGGTGAGTGGTGGCTGGAAAGGTGAGCAGGCCAGGCAGAGGCAGATCACATGGTGGCTTGTAGACTAAAATGAAGCCTTCACTCTCATTCTGAGGGAGCTGAGAAGCAgggagggttctgagcagaggaaggACGGGATGCAACTTAGGTTTGAAGAGGCTCCCTCTGGACGCTGGATTGAGGACAGACAGGGGTGGAAGGGGAGTGACCTAAGAGGGTTGTCGCAACAATCCAGGCCTCACAAAAGCTCAGaccagggtggtggcagcaggCATAGTGAGAAGGATCCGATTCTGGGTAGATTTGGGAGTAGAACCAAAAGGATTTGCtggtggaggagaaagaagaattcAGGAAACCACCAGAATCTTCTAGCCCCAGCAAGTAGAAGGGTATTTAAGTCATGTCTAATTCTGTGTTTTACATTGCTGTAATAAAAAAATATTCCttcacatttgcttttctgtgtaGAAAACCTTAAAGGAAATGTTTCCTATCGAGGCAGGAGACATCAACCCCGAGAACAGGATCATCCCCCACCTGCCAGGTGAGCGGTGGGGCTGAGCCGCCTGGGCGGGCTCACCTGTCCTGGCTCCGTGCACCTGCCCTCTAAGCTGCCCTCCCCGATTCCCACCCCCTCTGGACTTGACCTGTGTGCTCACTGGATCTCTGGTGCCCTCCCTGGTCCGGCAGCCCCGCGGTGGTTTGACGGGCAGCGGGTGGCCGAGAGCCGCCAGGGCACGCTCACCGAGTACTGCAGCGCGCTCATGGGCCTGCCCGTCAAGATCTCCCGCTGCCCGCACCTCCTCAACTTCTTCAAGGTGCGCCCTGACGACCTCAAGCTCCCCACGGACAGCCAGTGAGtaggggagagaaaaggagatgGTCGGCCTGGCCTAGAGGGGGCGGGGCTTTCCTCTTGTGACATAGAGGCgcgtgaggctcagagaggggaagtctcgtgctcaaagtcacacagcaggaaAGTGAAGGAGGCAGGATTCCAACTCTGGCCCATGGGATCTGGCATCCCCCAGCAGCCGTGCCAAGTTTCCACCTGGATTCCTCAGCCTCACGGTGCCAGGGTTGGTGGGGCGGGAGGTGGCCCTCTGGGCTGGAGGTCTGAAGTCCCAGGCCCTTGTGCTGACTCTGACTGCCTAGCCGCGGGACTGGAGCCTTCTGAAagcagttttcccatctgtgatgGGGTGGGAAGGGCCAGATGCAGTAGTGGGTACCATGGGGAGTGCTTACAGGCTGTGAAGTTCGGAGCCCCTGAGGGGGCACGGGAGGTCAGTGGTTTCCATTAATTCCTGGGCACGTCTCAGGCCCCTGCCTCTCCTTTGTCACCTGACTCTCTGCCTGCCCTTGCCCTGGGCGTCTGCTGTACTCTGGGCCCTGTGTGGACGGGATTGGAGAGTCTGAGTGAGAACTCAGGGGACTGTGTTTTCCGGCTCCAGATCAGCTGTGGAAagtccctctctgtccctctctggtCACTGAGTGTGGGGGGCAGCCTGGAGGACAGGGCTaccatagacagacagacagcagcaCTCCAGCCTGTGCTTATGGGTGCCAGCACACAACCCTGgtccagggcagggcagctccCATCAGCCCTGGGGGATAGGGTCCCCCACAACCTGTTGGCTTTTCTGTCGAGGCTCCAGCAGAAGGGAGCTGGCCCACGAGCCTTCTCCTCTGGGTCTGCAGGAGGCTGGGCCCGTCCTCAGGCTGGCCGAGCAGCTCCTGTCCTCCCCAAAGcgctttcctccctttcttctcagCTCCTCACTCTCTGTGGTGGCCCCCACTTCCCACGTTCCTTTTGGGAACATTCTTAGGACGTTTTTCTGTAGGTCTATGTGGGGCACCTTGTGCCCCAAGGAGAAAGCAAGCGTCTAACACAGCCTGTCCTCTCCTGCAGGGTGAAAAAGCCAGAGACGTACCTGATGCCCAGAGATGGCAAGAGTAACATTGCGGGTGAGAGGCCAGGGGCAGCCGAGTGCGGGTCACCCTCAAGGACTGTTGACACGATCAGGGACCCTGATCTTGGGGTGTACAGGGCAAAGAGCAGGAGGTGAGAACTGCTCTGAAGGGTCTTGGTGGCTGCCCTACAGAGTTGGGGTCTTTGAGGGTCACTGGACAGTGAAGAGCGCTCACCTTCGTGGCTGCAGACTTAGCAGAGACCCTGGCTCCCAGCAGCCCTCGTGATGTTCTGGCCGAACGAGTAAACAGATCTGGGGGCAAAAGTGGCCTTTAGGGGTGACACAGAGGTGTGACAGTATCTAATCTTTATTGCACAGTAATTGTTAATAATACTACctaacatttatcaagcactgACCCTGAGCCAggctattttaaatgttttccatgCATGAACTCATGTAATCATCTCCATCACAATGTGAAACAGGTACCATTTTACAGCTGTACACACTGAGGCCTGAGTTAAGTTAAGACTCTTGGCAAGGGATGTACAGCTACTAAATGTGGAGCAGAACTTCAACCAGTCAGTGGACACCCAGTCAAGTACCCTGGgccactcaaagtgtggtccagggaccaGCAGTCTTACTCTGCTCAGGCTCTTCTAACAAAGTGCCACGGACAGGGCTACTTAAACAGCAGCAGTGagtcttctcacagttctggaggctggcagcccGAGGTCCGGTGTGGGCAGGGTTGGATGCATcacaggcctctctccttggcttgcagacggccgccttctTGCTGTCCTCACATGACCTTTCCTCTGTTCGTGCCctcccctggtgtctcttcctcttccaggACACCAGTTCTATttgatcagggccccacccttatggcCGCATTTAACCTAAGTCACTTCCTTAAAGGCTCTGTCAGCAAATACACTCAGATTCTAAGGTactggaggttagggcttcaacacatgaatttggggtGGGAGACACAATTCACCCACAACAGGCAGTAGCGTctcctgggagctggttagaagTGCAGACTCTCCGGTCCCACCGAGACCTGTGGGATCAGCACCTGTGTTTCGGCAAAATCCCTGGGTGATTTGTGTGCACATTAAAGTTGAGAAAGTCTGCTGGCGGACCTCATCAAATGAGAACTAGaatgtgtgtggggtgtgtggcCGGTGTCTGGAACACACtcggtgctcagtaaatgcaggGCTGCGAAGACTAGCTTGTCTCTGCTGCTTTCCAGTGTGCGGAGCACACCCACCCCTGGTGTGCCTGGAGCCGGGTGGGGACAGGATGCCAGGGCTTCTTCTGGGGGAGAGCCAGGAGGAGGTGCCCCCAGGGTCCACTCACCccgccctccctctgcccagacaTCACAGGCCCCATCATCCTGCAGACGTACCGCGCCATCGCTGACTACGAGAAGCGCTCGGGCACCGAGATGGCTTTGGCCGTGGGCGACGTGGTGGATGTTGTGGAGAAGGGCGAGAGCGGtcagcctccccaccctgcctggACCTCCCTTCCCTGGTGCCTGGGCCCAAGGCCACAAGTCCCCACCAAGGCTCTGCCCCACCACGCAGCCTCGGGCCTCCTCCCTGCCTAGCCCCTGGGGGGCTCTGGCTCCTGCAGGGGCCCTGACTGTCCTCCCCACACGGCGGGTCATCCCATCTCTGAGTATGAGCCCGGGGGTGGCTGTGGGGATCTGCACACATTCTGAACCATGACTGTGCACCTCTGGGGGTTATATCCAGATGGGCAGGTGAACTTCTCATCATGGTGTATGTGAAGTGCGTTCTGAGCTGTAGTTCTGTGCCTCTGTGTGATTTTGTCATGGAGTGTGCTGAAGGCGACATTTCTGAATCCGAGTGTTGgatgcctgtgtgtctgtgtccggGTGATCTTACCCCCATCCCCACGCCCACCAATGGCAGAGGGAGGCTTCTAGGCCCACCGAGACTTACTGCCCCATATCCCTGGCATAGGCTGGTGGTTCTGCCAAATGAAGACCAAGCGTGGCTGGGTCCCGGCGTCCTACTTGGAGCCCCTGGACAGTCCTGATGAGGCAGAGGACCCAGAGCCCAACTATGCAggtgctccctgccctcctcggccgcaggggtgggaggcaggggcgGGAGGGACATGGGGATATTGAGAAGCCAGAAGTCACTGCTTTGGGTCAGACATGACTAGGGGCTGGGTAGAGGGGGAAGGTTGGAGTGAGAGGTGGTGCCCTTGGTTAGGACAGGGGGAACCAGGAGGGAGGAACAGAGGTCAGGGTCACATGGTGTCTGCAAGCCTGGGGCTGAGTCCCAGCAAGAAGCTATATGATGAGCCaacctgaggctcaggaaggagggctgcctggaggtgGGGGCATCATAGCTGCCTAGAATGGAAAAACTGGCAGCCCCCAGGCTAAATGGGGCCCATGTAGAGTCTGAAAAAAATTAGTGTTGGTTGCCCATATTTTTTAGATTGAAAGATTCTACGATTTTATGTGGATTTATGGCTCCTCTTTAGAAACTGGGAAAGGCATGTATATGGGGCCTGCAGCCCCACATGCCAACAGTCGGCTGGAGTTGAGTGGCTCAGGTGCCCCTGGACGGGCGCTGTACCCCGGCACTGCCTGCCTGGCCACTCCTCATGTTTAGGTGCTAGCCAGGCCTCTGCAGTCACGGGAGCTTCTGGCCTCTGGTGCGGATGGTGGTGGGGGAGCTCCCCAGGGTAGAGTGGGCAGAGGGCAGAAGTCCAGGGAGGAGGGGCACAGCTGTAGGAGAGGGGGTCCTGGGCTCCAGCTGGAGGAAGccccaggcccagagaggagggaggggtggctAGCTGAGTGCCAGGTGGACTGTCACaccttgcccctccccttccagGTGAGCCCTATGTCACCATCAAAGCCTACACTGCCCTAATGGAGGACGAGTTGTCCTTGGAGCAGGGCGAAACCATCGAGGTCATTCATAAGCTCCTGGACGGCTGGTGGGTTGTCAGGTAGGAgagctgcaccctccctcccactgcaTCTGCCCTGAGAGtcagcctggcctggggctgggcctgcGTGGGCTCAGTGCCGACTCAGCTGTGTGGCTCTGGGTCAGCCACTGCCTCTCTCTGGGCTGTTCCCATTTTGGTAACAGACTCATGATAATCCTACCTTGCCCGTATCTTGGGGTTCAGGGTCCTTGTCTGCATGGGTACATTTTTCCCTGTGACTGAGGGTCATGTCCCTGACCAGCCCATCTGTTATCGCTTCTTCAGAAACACAATTAGTCATTGTATTAATCAAATTAATATTTGACAGCTGGTAGTACAGACCCTGTCACCCCTTCTCTCCTAAATCCTTCATTGCCATTTCCCTCTTTATTCCTCCAAATGAATGTAGAAATActcattttttccccagttctGGGGAAAGTGGACTCCCAGCGGCGTGTGCACGCTATCACGCTATCAGAGCCCTGGGTCGCAGGGCCTGTCCGTGACCCCAGCAAGCTTGTGGCCGCAGTACCCCCCCATCAACAGCACAAcagcccctgggctgggggctttGAGGCAGGATTTCTCGACATTTTAGACCTAAACTCTATTAATCCCCATCATGCACCCCAGACACAATCCATCCGTTTGTGATTCTCTCAGCAGCCGAGAAGAATCAGACTTTTACTGAGTGAAGTTTGTATTATGCAAAGGCTGTTGTTTTTCACTCCCACATGTAGCGGTgagactggaaagaaaaatcttttcaacaaatgctggAACAACTGATATCCTTATGAGGGAAAAATGAACCTAGACTCCTACCTCATACCATACTCCTTTATTTGGGACAGATCACATGTTTTGCTAAGCACAAACCCCCAAACTAAGGTTTTGGAAGAAAGCACCAGGGAACTTGGTAACTTGGAGGTAGGCAAAGGTTTCTTAGGACACAGAAGGCAATcaccataaaagaaaaatctaaccAATATAAGACTGCAGGTGTTTTATAGCAAACACAGGTCCCTGGGGAGATGGATCTGCTaacttcttccccctccccacgtCACAACTGGGAAGGCCTGTGTTGCATGGATGAGGAAACTTTAGGCACACAGGTGCAGTGTATGGTAGTGGTGGTGTTCGCAACCACCCAGCTGCCTTGACCCCAGCTATTTAGAGGAGGCCTTGACCCCACGTTTGAggcccccccacctccacccccaagaTTGCTCAGCCTTCACGAGTTGCTGCTGTTGCAGGAAAGAAGACATC includes:
- the NCF1 gene encoding neutrophil cytosol factor 1 isoform X1, which produces MGDPFIRHIALLGFEKRFVPSQHYVYMFLVKWQDLSEKVVYRRFAEIYEFHKTLKEMFPIEAGDINPENRIIPHLPAPRWFDGQRVAESRQGTLTEYCSALMGLPVKISRCPHLLNFFKVRPDDLKLPTDSQVKKPETYLMPRDGKSNIADITGPIILQTYRAIADYEKRSGTEMALAVGDVVDVVEKGESGWWFCQMKTKRGWVPASYLEPLDSPDEAEDPEPNYAGEPYVTIKAYTALMEDELSLEQGETIEVIHKLLDGWWVVRKEDITGYFPSMYLQKAGQDVAQAQSQIKSRGAPPRRSSIRNAHSIHQRSRKRLSQDTYRRNSVRFQQQRRRLARPGPQSTGSPLKEEQDKTERPKPQPAVPPRPSADLILHRCSESTKRKLASPV
- the NCF1 gene encoding neutrophil cytosol factor 1 isoform X2 is translated as MGDPFIRHIALLGFEKRFVPSQHYVYMFLVKWQDLSEKVVYRRFAEIYEFHKTLKEMFPIEAGDINPENRIIPHLPAPRWFDGQRVAESRQGTLTEYCSALMGLPVKISRCPHLLNFFKVRPDDLKLPTDSQVKKPETYLMPRDGKSNIADITGPIILQTYRAIADYEKRSGTEMALAVGDVVDVVEKGESGWWFCQMKTKRGWVPASYLEPLDSPDEAEDPEPNYAGEPYVTIKAYTALMEDELSLEQGETIEVIHKLLDGWWVVRKEDITGYFPSMYLQKAGQDVAQAQSQIKSRGAPPRRSSIRNAHSIHQRSRKRLSQDTYRRNSVRFQQQRRRLARPGPQSTGSPLKNSEVTEKGMSTEGM